In one window of Roseofilum capinflatum BLCC-M114 DNA:
- the psbD gene encoding photosystem II D2 protein (photosystem q(a) protein) translates to MTIAVGRAPSERGWFDVLDDWLKRDRFVFIGWSGLLLFPCAYLSIGGWLTGTTFVTSWYTHGLASSYLEGANFLTVAVSSPADSMGHSLLFLWGPEAQGNFARWCQLGGLWPFVALHGAFALIGFMLRQFEIARLVGIRPYNAIAFSGPIAVFVSVFLMYPLGQSSWFFAPSFGVAAIFRFILFLQGFHNWTLNPFHMMGVAGILGGALLCAIHGATVENTLFQDGDKANTFRAFEPTQAEETYSMVTANRFWSQIFGIAFSNKRWLHFFMLFVPVTGLWMSAVGIVGLGLNLRAYDFVSQELRAAEDPEFETFYTKNILLNEGIRAWMAPADQPHQFFTFPEEVLPRGNAL, encoded by the coding sequence ATGACAATCGCAGTCGGACGCGCTCCCAGCGAAAGAGGATGGTTTGATGTCCTCGATGACTGGCTAAAGCGCGATCGCTTCGTCTTCATCGGATGGTCAGGACTTCTACTGTTCCCCTGCGCCTACCTCTCCATCGGCGGTTGGCTCACCGGAACCACCTTTGTTACCTCCTGGTACACCCACGGACTGGCTTCTTCCTACCTCGAAGGCGCTAACTTCCTCACCGTAGCCGTATCGAGTCCCGCAGACAGCATGGGACACTCCCTGCTGTTCCTCTGGGGCCCAGAAGCTCAAGGAAACTTCGCTCGCTGGTGTCAGCTCGGCGGACTCTGGCCCTTCGTAGCCCTCCATGGAGCCTTTGCCCTGATTGGGTTCATGCTGCGGCAATTCGAGATCGCCCGTTTGGTCGGCATTCGCCCTTATAATGCGATCGCCTTCAGCGGCCCCATCGCCGTATTCGTCAGCGTATTCCTCATGTACCCCTTGGGACAATCGAGCTGGTTCTTCGCCCCCAGTTTTGGAGTCGCAGCCATCTTCCGGTTCATCCTCTTCCTACAAGGATTCCACAACTGGACGCTCAACCCCTTCCACATGATGGGAGTAGCCGGCATTCTCGGCGGAGCCTTACTCTGTGCCATCCACGGAGCCACCGTCGAAAACACCCTGTTCCAGGATGGAGACAAAGCCAACACCTTCCGGGCTTTTGAACCCACCCAAGCCGAAGAAACCTACTCCATGGTCACCGCCAACCGGTTCTGGAGCCAAATCTTCGGTATCGCCTTCTCCAACAAACGTTGGTTGCACTTCTTCATGCTCTTTGTACCGGTAACCGGTCTATGGATGAGTGCCGTGGGCATTGTGGGCTTAGGTCTGAACCTGCGAGCTTATGACTTCGTATCTCAAGAACTCAGAGCAGCAGAAGACCCAGAATTTGAAACCTTCTACACCAAGAATATCTTGTTGAACGAAGGCATTCGGGCTTGGATGGCTCCGGCTGACCAACCCCATCAGTTCTTTACCTTCCCCGAAGAGGTTCTTCCTCGCGGTAATGCTCTGTAA
- a CDS encoding 4a-hydroxytetrahydrobiopterin dehydratase, translated as MTKLTQSEIQEKAKTLSGWELVGESLQCDRKFKNFVEAIAFINKLVEPAESANHHPDLSISYNRVSITLTTHDAGGLTEKDFALAQVISQIE; from the coding sequence ATGACTAAACTGACTCAATCAGAAATCCAGGAAAAGGCCAAAACCCTATCAGGATGGGAACTAGTGGGGGAAAGTCTACAGTGCGATCGCAAGTTCAAAAACTTTGTGGAGGCGATCGCCTTTATCAATAAGTTAGTAGAACCGGCAGAAAGCGCCAACCATCATCCTGACCTATCCATTTCCTACAATCGAGTCAGCATCACCTTGACAACCCACGATGCAGGTGGTTTAACAGAAAAGGATTTCGCTTTGGCACAAGTGATCTCCCAGATAGAATAA